In a genomic window of Infirmifilum sp. NZ:
- a CDS encoding Gfo/Idh/MocA family oxidoreductase — MGLRSLGVAVAGLGRIGRVHSEILAYRVEKARLVAVMDVVEELARSTAERFKVKAYTDYDSMLKDPEVDAVFVTTPTYLHHDMIVKALEAGKHVFTEKPITVTADEAVDVVTRADRAGLKLMVGYMRRFDDAYSEAKRRIASGEIGKPVAFLNVARDPGAPPGWAQDPKLSGGIFLDMLSHDFDMARFLIGSEVKRVYVSGGAVLYDEIKAKGDLDLVNVSFEFENGVYGVVHGSRKSVFGYDLRTEVLGTEGTVYVGSAVDPNLAVGVKSGVVLRGVQWFWARFYEAYVREDQAFVDSVLNDAPPPITGLDGLRVVEVAEACWRSIQEGRPVEVVKRL, encoded by the coding sequence GTGGGGCTGAGAAGCCTAGGTGTAGCGGTGGCGGGGCTCGGGCGGATAGGCAGAGTCCACTCGGAGATTCTGGCCTACAGAGTTGAGAAAGCTAGGCTGGTGGCTGTGATGGACGTTGTAGAGGAGCTTGCGAGGTCAACGGCTGAAAGGTTCAAGGTGAAAGCGTACACAGACTACGACTCCATGCTGAAAGACCCCGAGGTTGACGCCGTTTTCGTGACAACGCCGACCTACCTGCACCACGACATGATAGTCAAGGCGCTGGAAGCGGGGAAGCACGTCTTCACGGAGAAACCCATCACGGTTACAGCTGACGAAGCCGTCGACGTCGTCACTAGGGCTGATAGGGCCGGGCTCAAGCTGATGGTGGGGTACATGAGGCGCTTCGACGACGCATACTCGGAGGCAAAGCGCAGAATCGCGAGCGGCGAGATCGGGAAGCCCGTCGCCTTCCTGAACGTAGCCCGCGACCCTGGAGCGCCCCCAGGTTGGGCTCAGGACCCGAAGCTCAGCGGGGGGATTTTCCTGGACATGCTGAGCCACGACTTCGACATGGCTAGGTTCCTTATCGGGAGCGAGGTGAAGAGGGTTTACGTCTCCGGCGGGGCGGTTCTCTACGACGAGATCAAGGCTAAGGGAGACCTCGACCTGGTGAACGTGAGCTTCGAGTTCGAGAACGGCGTTTACGGCGTCGTGCACGGGAGCAGGAAGAGCGTCTTCGGCTACGACCTGAGGACAGAGGTGCTGGGCACCGAGGGAACTGTCTACGTGGGTAGCGCCGTGGACCCGAACCTAGCTGTCGGTGTAAAAAGCGGCGTGGTGCTGAGGGGTGTTCAGTGGTTCTGGGCGAGGTTCTACGAGGCCTACGTCCGGGAGGACCAAGCGTTCGTGGACTCGGTCTTGAACGACGCGCCGCCCCCCATAACGGGACTCGACGGCCTTAGGGTGGTCGAGGTCGCGGAGGCTTGCTGGAGGAGCATCCAGGAAGGCAGACCGGTCGAGGTGGTGAAGAGGCTCTAG
- the radA gene encoding DNA repair and recombination protein RadA: MLDDITRSILQEDEALEGEAEEVEGEEVRLEDLEGVGRITAQKLRAAGYYSVKDLAFASAHELAIILGSEERAMAIIRAAQKLVSRGEEFITAKELFEKRKNLEYISTGVKSLDDLLEGGIEVGSLTELIGEFGAGKTQICHQLSVMVQLPKEKGGLSARALYIDTEGTFRPERIIQIARAKGLEPEKALENIIYARAYNSDHQMLLVDEAKKYIEKNNIRLIIVDSLINHFRSEYPGRENLASRQQKLNRHISQLHKLASLYNLAVVVTNQVMAAPDIFFGNPLRPAGGNIMAHGFTYRIWLRKAKEGKRIARIIDSPKHAEKEAAFAISEEGVTDV, encoded by the coding sequence ATGCTCGATGACATCACACGAAGCATACTTCAGGAAGACGAGGCTCTCGAGGGCGAAGCAGAGGAGGTTGAGGGTGAGGAGGTCCGTTTAGAGGACCTCGAGGGAGTGGGTAGGATAACCGCGCAGAAGCTCCGGGCGGCGGGCTACTACTCGGTCAAGGATCTCGCCTTCGCGTCTGCCCACGAGCTGGCGATAATCCTCGGCTCGGAGGAGCGCGCCATGGCGATAATCAGGGCGGCCCAGAAGCTCGTGAGCAGGGGGGAGGAGTTCATCACGGCGAAAGAGCTCTTCGAGAAGAGGAAAAACCTCGAGTACATAAGCACGGGGGTTAAGAGCCTCGACGACCTGCTTGAGGGCGGGATTGAGGTTGGGAGCCTCACAGAGCTGATCGGCGAGTTCGGAGCCGGGAAGACGCAGATATGCCACCAGCTGAGTGTGATGGTGCAGTTGCCAAAGGAGAAAGGGGGTCTCAGCGCGAGGGCGCTTTACATCGACACGGAGGGCACCTTCAGGCCCGAGAGGATCATACAGATCGCGAGGGCTAAGGGCTTGGAGCCCGAGAAGGCGCTCGAGAACATAATCTACGCGAGGGCGTACAACAGCGACCACCAGATGCTGCTCGTTGACGAGGCGAAAAAGTACATTGAGAAGAACAACATCCGCCTGATAATAGTCGACAGCCTGATAAACCACTTCAGGTCCGAGTACCCGGGCCGGGAGAACCTGGCCTCACGTCAGCAGAAGCTTAACCGGCACATCAGCCAGCTTCACAAGCTCGCGAGCCTCTACAACCTCGCCGTAGTCGTGACGAACCAGGTAATGGCGGCCCCAGACATTTTCTTCGGCAATCCTCTCAGGCCCGCAGGCGGAAACATCATGGCCCACGGCTTCACGTACAGGATATGGCTGCGCAAGGCCAAAGAGGGTAAGAGGATCGCCAGGATAATCGATAGCCCCAAGCACGCCGAGAAGGAGGCCGCTTTCGCTATATCCGAGGAGGGCGTCACCGACGTCTAA
- a CDS encoding DEAD/DEAH box helicase, producing MDAGDVVQFASVNLRELEGKLPRPLLEVLEKEGYSSLNYIQVQALRLSTHSNLLIVAPTGSGKTEAAILPILKGLLEERGQPIYALYVTPLRALNRDINLRMRDLFTSLGFAAEIRHGDTPLSQRRKIAEHPPHLLITTPETLQFILVDKRFRGYLQNLRWVVIDELHELIDDKRGVQLTLALERLRLASRGLKVIALSATLRDPYDALDFISGGRGGAVVEWGERKTYRITIADIAKPKEGAPSPIPPELYERVKLIAEEASKGGVIVFTNTRDTAELLGRILSRDFGLDVRVHHGSLSREEREEAEALFKQGKVKAIVATSSLELGVDIGYARLVFQFGSPRQAVKLVQRVGRAGHRLDVVSEGIIIPLGVEDAVESAVIARRAVQGKLESLDTFTSPLDVLAHQIAGLLLEFREVRIDWVYAIVTRAKPYRELSYSTLLDLLRFMDSIGIARLDGDNLRMGRRTISYYYSAASMIPDNPSFDVEDIASRRRIGHLDYSFASMIDRDKVIILAGRAWKIEDVDIERNKVYVTEYTGELGEPPVWTGTMLPVEWRVAREVGSLYRRLSELLPKGRDQELLAKYGIPSSVAAELKGIIERQLKLGIIPTEHNLVVEVQRQGGKTIAVLHTYLGTKGNNLLALLLAYAVRGFYGVSARYYSDPYRVLIYVASDLSPERIEAVIRDGLPWALERLRDAVRESNAYMLELLHVATRMGVIDRGKGKIESGYLSILNKKLKDTPVDVEAINSCMVEHFNLGGVERLVESVREGKRKVHVFSVTELSPLAQLIFEKPFVKTGVVSAGLPVSSVVTAVLKRLENTQVLLFCMHCSEWSAELRVGDAKSVKACPRCGSRALAVLRPYEAENLKAIKKWRKGAKLTPEEEKFVEKARQTASLFVSYGYLAVLALAGHGVGPSTAKAILSKSRDVDSLVKNVLLAEANYTRTRKYWED from the coding sequence GTGGATGCGGGAGATGTAGTGCAGTTTGCCTCGGTGAATTTGAGGGAGCTTGAAGGTAAGCTCCCACGACCTCTCCTAGAGGTTCTCGAAAAGGAGGGTTATTCTAGCTTAAACTACATACAGGTCCAGGCGCTTAGGCTAAGCACGCACAGCAACCTTCTAATCGTAGCACCTACAGGCTCGGGCAAGACGGAGGCGGCTATCCTGCCCATACTCAAGGGGCTGCTCGAGGAGCGCGGTCAGCCGATATACGCTCTCTACGTAACACCCCTCAGGGCTCTCAACAGGGACATAAACCTGAGGATGAGGGACTTGTTCACGTCGCTGGGGTTTGCCGCCGAGATTCGCCACGGCGACACGCCGCTGTCTCAGCGCAGAAAGATAGCTGAGCACCCCCCTCACCTCTTGATCACAACCCCCGAGACGCTCCAGTTCATACTCGTGGACAAAAGGTTTCGCGGCTACTTGCAGAACCTTCGCTGGGTCGTCATAGACGAGCTCCACGAGCTGATCGACGATAAGAGAGGGGTGCAGCTAACCCTGGCCCTGGAGAGGCTCAGGCTCGCTTCAAGGGGCTTAAAGGTCATCGCGCTGTCGGCCACCCTGAGGGATCCCTACGACGCGCTGGACTTCATCAGCGGGGGCCGCGGAGGGGCTGTCGTAGAGTGGGGTGAAAGGAAAACCTACCGGATAACCATAGCCGACATCGCCAAGCCGAAAGAGGGAGCTCCGAGCCCAATCCCACCAGAGCTCTATGAGAGGGTGAAGCTCATCGCCGAGGAGGCCTCGAAGGGGGGCGTCATAGTTTTCACGAACACGAGGGATACGGCTGAGCTGCTGGGGAGGATCCTCTCGAGAGATTTCGGCCTTGACGTCAGAGTCCACCACGGGAGCCTTTCGAGGGAGGAGCGCGAGGAGGCTGAAGCCCTTTTTAAGCAGGGAAAGGTGAAGGCCATAGTTGCCACGTCGAGCTTAGAGCTGGGAGTGGACATCGGCTACGCGAGGCTCGTTTTCCAGTTCGGCTCACCGAGGCAGGCTGTGAAGCTCGTTCAGAGAGTGGGGCGTGCCGGGCACAGGCTGGACGTGGTGTCCGAGGGGATCATAATCCCGCTAGGCGTCGAGGACGCTGTCGAGTCAGCTGTAATAGCCCGCAGGGCCGTTCAGGGGAAGCTGGAGTCCCTGGACACGTTCACCTCCCCCCTCGACGTCCTAGCCCACCAGATTGCAGGCCTCTTGCTCGAGTTCCGCGAAGTGCGCATCGACTGGGTCTATGCCATCGTAACCCGGGCTAAACCCTACAGGGAGCTCAGCTACAGCACACTGCTCGACCTTCTCAGGTTCATGGACTCTATCGGCATTGCCCGCCTCGACGGCGACAATCTGAGGATGGGACGGCGGACGATAAGCTACTACTACAGCGCAGCGTCGATGATACCCGACAACCCATCCTTCGACGTAGAGGACATCGCATCCCGTAGGCGCATCGGGCACCTAGACTACTCGTTCGCATCGATGATAGACCGCGACAAGGTGATAATCCTCGCGGGGAGGGCGTGGAAGATAGAGGACGTGGACATCGAGAGGAACAAGGTCTACGTGACCGAGTACACGGGAGAGCTCGGCGAACCACCGGTGTGGACGGGTACAATGCTCCCGGTCGAGTGGCGGGTCGCCAGGGAGGTGGGCTCGCTCTACAGAAGGCTCTCCGAGCTTTTGCCGAAGGGCAGGGATCAGGAGCTCCTCGCGAAGTACGGGATACCGAGCTCCGTAGCTGCAGAGCTGAAGGGAATCATCGAGAGGCAGCTAAAGCTGGGTATTATCCCGACAGAGCACAACCTCGTGGTCGAGGTTCAGAGGCAGGGAGGGAAAACAATCGCTGTTCTCCACACGTACCTGGGTACGAAGGGGAATAACCTCCTCGCACTCCTCCTCGCCTACGCTGTTAGGGGGTTCTACGGCGTCTCGGCGCGCTACTACTCAGACCCATACCGGGTCCTCATATACGTTGCCTCAGACCTCTCACCCGAGAGGATCGAGGCTGTCATACGTGATGGTTTACCATGGGCGCTGGAGCGCTTGAGGGACGCTGTCCGCGAGAGCAACGCCTACATGCTTGAGCTCCTACACGTGGCCACCCGGATGGGGGTGATAGACCGAGGAAAGGGTAAGATCGAGTCGGGCTACCTGTCCATCCTGAATAAGAAGCTTAAGGATACACCCGTGGACGTCGAAGCCATAAACTCCTGCATGGTGGAGCACTTCAACCTTGGCGGCGTGGAGAGGCTCGTCGAATCCGTAAGGGAGGGTAAGAGAAAAGTCCACGTCTTCAGCGTAACCGAGCTCAGCCCGCTCGCCCAGCTGATCTTCGAGAAGCCCTTCGTCAAGACGGGCGTGGTCTCAGCGGGCCTCCCCGTATCCTCAGTGGTTACAGCCGTCCTGAAGAGGCTGGAGAACACGCAGGTTCTGCTCTTCTGCATGCACTGCAGTGAGTGGAGCGCGGAGCTCAGGGTAGGCGACGCGAAGAGCGTTAAAGCGTGCCCCAGGTGCGGATCCCGGGCCCTCGCGGTGCTTAGGCCCTACGAAGCCGAGAACTTGAAAGCGATCAAGAAGTGGAGGAAGGGGGCTAAGCTTACACCCGAAGAGGAGAAGTTCGTAGAAAAAGCGCGCCAAACCGCCTCGCTTTTCGTCTCCTACGGCTACCTCGCCGTCCTGGCGCTGGCCGGCCACGGCGTCGGCCCCTCCACGGCAAAGGCGATACTCTCGAAGAGTAGGGACGTGGACTCACTGGTGAAAAACGTGCTTTTAGCCGAAGCAAACTACACTAGGACACGAAAGTACTGGGAAGACTAG
- a CDS encoding 30S ribosomal protein S25e: MGGGKKRPTVSALEKRMKKEAEGKKEEGGKKPQMKLSGTTGELTEVSLEAVIKDIKGLKYVTPYVLASRLGLKLSRAKRVLRELESRGVLVTVDKNSRVPIYVPAGKR; this comes from the coding sequence ATGGGCGGCGGCAAGAAAAGGCCGACAGTCAGCGCGCTCGAAAAGAGAATGAAGAAGGAGGCTGAGGGGAAGAAGGAGGAAGGAGGCAAAAAACCCCAGATGAAGCTCTCAGGAACCACTGGAGAGCTGACCGAAGTCTCCCTTGAAGCTGTCATAAAGGACATCAAAGGGTTAAAGTACGTTACCCCCTATGTGCTCGCCTCACGCTTAGGGCTAAAACTAAGCCGGGCTAAGAGGGTCTTAAGGGAGCTCGAGAGCAGAGGAGTTCTAGTGACTGTTGATAAGAATAGCAGAGTGCCAATTTACGTGCCGGCCGGCAAGAGGTAG